The nucleotide sequence GGTCTCGTCGTAATAGTCGACGACGCCGTCGTCGGGGCTCTGGTAGCGGTAGTATTTCTTGGTTTCGCCGCCGACCGTGAGTGAGGCGAACAGCACCTCGTTCTTCTCGCTCGCGGTGACGCCCTCGTCCTCGCCGGCGTAGAACACGTCGAACGAGTCGCCCGGCGCGACCTTGCGCTGGAAATCGACGTCGTAGGAGTAGATCTTGATCATGTCGTCGATGACGGGCATCGGCACCTTGTTGCGCATCGCGGTCTCGTAGATGCTCTGGTAGAGCCGCACGCCGGTGCCGTCATCGTCGTCATCGTCGTCGCTGTTGGCGTTGGCCGCAGCGTCCGCGACGGTATTCATGCTGGAGACGTCGACCGCGACGTATTTGCCGAGATCGGACAGCGCCGCGATCGCCTCGACCATGGTCTCGTTGGCGACCACCACGCGGTAGGGTTGCAAACGCGCGCCGGGGCTTGCGGGCGCCATCAGGATGCGCAGCTTCTCGCCTTCCTTCAGGCCGCCGTCGCGGCCGCGGGGGCCGAGCGTTGCGGTGATCGCCTTGATCTCCTCGGCCGTGGCGCCGAGATCGCGCAGCACGGCGGCGACGCTGTCGCCCTTCTTGACCATGTGGACGCGTTCGCCGTTCGGATTGCCGCCGGTGATCTGCTCCTTGGTCTTCGGCAGCAGCGTGACGTTTTCCGGCACCACGCGCGTCTCGAAGCCGGCATAGGGATCGGACGGCGACGCCTCGCTGGCGTAGGCGGTTCTCATGTCGGAGGGGCCGGTCGCGCCGGAGACGTCGGCCGCGGCATTGGCGAGCGAGGCGTAGCGCACCCCGCCATTGCCGCGCCAGTTGGCGGCATCGCGCACCCGCATCAGGATGTCCTCGAGCGCCACCACCGCGGAAATCTTCGCCTTCGGCAGCACCGGCGACAGGTCCTTGGTGACGAAGGAGACCTCGGCGTCGGGCTCGACGGCTTCGGGATTATTGGGATCGTCGGCCGCAGTCTTCGGATCGGAGCCGACGTCGGTCAGCATGCGCTGGGCGTTGAACGGCGGAATCTTCGCCGACAGATCGCTCGTCGTCATCGACAGATTGCCGGCGATCCGGACGAAGGGGCGCACCCGCATGACGTCGCGGCTGCCGACGCGGGCGACCGTGGAGACGCGCACGATGTTGCGCGACGCGGTGGATTCGCTCGGCGGCGGCAGGCGGTCGCTCTTGTGCAGCGTGGCGGCGCGATCGCCGGCGCCGAACGCGCCGCGCAGCGCGCCTTCGACCCGCTCCGGCACCTTGGCGAAGGTCATCTCGCCGTCCAGAGATGCGAAAACGGCGCCGCCGATCAGGGCCGCGCCGCACAGTCCGGTCAGAATCGTGCCGCTGAACCATTGCACCGAGACGCGACGGCGATCGATGACGGCGGCTTCAGAACCGTCGACGGACAGCGGCGGCTCGTGGCCGAGATCGATGATCCCGGTCTCACGCCCGTAAGCGCCGCGTGACGTCCTGTGGTTCAACCCAAGTCCCCCAATCAACGACCCAAAAGCCCGGTCTCGAACCTCTTCCCCGTCGCGCTCTTCGAGGCGCATCGCAGGAAAAGGGCAAGCCGCATAGGCGTCCGCGGTCAGAAGGCCCTGATGACGGGCCGGCCGAAATTACGAACAGCTAAGCGGAAAAAGGTCTCTCGATGTCTCTCGAACGTCGGAAGAAGGCTGCGTCATCTGCAAGTCGCCTTCCTCTGACCCCATAAAAACCGCCGGCAGCCCCCACTGGCATCCGCGCGATTCAAGCTTGTCTCTTATCAGAACGCCGCGGGAATGTGGCTCAAGTACGGCGCCTAATATGGAAAAAGTTTCCTGAACGGCTGGGGGCTCGGAGGCCCGTCGGGCAGGGGCGGGAGCTCAGCCGGATGGGGACGGAGTTCGGCCCGCCTCGATAGGGGGCTCCGTCCGCCGGGACGAGGGGGCGACCAACACGCCCAAAGGGGAGGCCAGGAGAGGGGCCAGGGCGGAGGCCAAGAGGGAGGGCGTCCGGAGGCCCCCGGAGCGCCCTCCGGAGCCCGCCGGCGCGCAAACTTTTTTTGAGATTTTTTTGCGGCCCAGGCTCCGCCGGCCCGCCGGCGCCCCTTCTAATCGACTGGAATCGCTGGAATTTTTCCGACGATCCACCGTGCGACGATTTGTTGACAATGGGCGTTGACAACTCCGATGGGTGGGGCCTATAACCCGACCACTGAGCGCGGCGCCGCCGGGTCACTGACCAAGGCGAGCGAACGCGCCACTGATGCTCCTCACCTTGTTGAGTGACACAACAGTCGACGTAAGTCGATTGGAGTTCATCCATCGTCGGTAAGGGTGTCGGAACCCTTCCTCTCAGGAAGGTTGGGGCCTCCTAGGTCCCGGGCTGTTTGACAAGTGAAGATGAAGAAAGAGAAACGTGGACGGCGGAGTCCTTGCGGGTCTCGCATTTGAGAAGCTTCGGCTTTTCGGATCGGGACCGGACGAAAGACTTCGGCGGTACACGTTTTAAAGGAAACACCATCGTTGCCAGCGATGTGAATCGCGGGCAGCTCGGCGACTTCGGTCGTCGGAAAAATGGTGGGACCTCGTCAAACGTTGTGATCAGCCGGTTCAAAGTTCAAGTCCAACTTGAGAGTTTGATCCTGGCTCAGAGCGAACGCTGGCGGCAGGCTTAACACATGCAAGTCGAGCGGGCGTAGCAATACGTCAGCGGCAGACGGGTGAGTAACGCGTGGGAACATACCTTTTGGTTCGGAACAACACAGGGAAACTTGTGCTAATACCGGATAAGCCCTTACGGGGAAAGATTTATCGCCGAAAGATTGGCCCGCGTCTGATTAGCTAGTTGGTGAGGTAATGGCTCACCAAGGCGACGATCAGTAGCTGGTCTGAGAGGATGATCAGCCACATTGGGACTGAGACACGGCCCAAACTCCTACGGGAGGCAGCAGTGGGGAATATTGGACAATGGGGGCAACCCTGATCCAGCCATGCCGCGTGAGTGATGAAGGCCCTAGGGTTGTAAAGCTCTTTTGTGCGGGAAGATAATGACGGTACCGCAAGAATAAGCCCCGGCTAACTTCGTGCCAGCAGCCGCGGTAATACGAAGGGGGCTAGCGTTGCTCGGAATCACTGGGCGTAAAGGGTGCGTAGGCGGGTCTTTAAGTCAGGGGTGAAATCCTGGAGCTCAACTCCAGAACTGCCTTTGATACTGAAGATCTTGAGTTCGGGAGAGGTGAGTGGAACTGCGAGTGTAGAGGTGAAATTCGTAGATATTCGCAAGAACACCAGTGGCGAAGGCGGCTCACTGGCCCGATACTGACGCTGAGGCACGAAAGCGTGGGGAGCAAACAGGATTAGATACCCTGGTAGTCCACGCCGTAAACGATGAATGCCAGCCGTTAGTGGGTTTACTCACTAGTGGCGCAGCTAACGCTTTAAGCATTCCGCCTGGGGAGTACGGTCGCAAGATTAAAACTCAAAGGAATTGACGGGGGCCCGCACAAGCGGTGGAGCATGTGGTTTAATTCGACGCAACGCGCAGAACCTTACCAGCCCTTGACATGTCCAGGACCGGTCGCAGAGATGTGACCTTCTCTTCGGAGCCTGGAACACAGGTGCTGCATGGCTGTCGTCAGCTCGTGTCGTGAGATGTTGGGTTAAGTCCCGCAACGAGCGCAACCCCCGTCCTTAGTTGCTACCATTTAGTTGAGCACTCTAAGGAGACTGCCGGTGATAAGCCGCGAGGAAGGTGGGGATGACGTCAAGTCCTCATGGCCCTTACGGGCTGGGCTACACACGTGCTACAATGGCGGTGACAATGGGATGCTAAGGGGCGACCCTTCGCAAATCTCAAAAAGCCGTCTCAGTTCGGATTGGGCTCTGCAACTCGAGCCCATGAAGTTGGAATCGCTAGTAATCGTGGATCAGCACGCCACGGTGAATACGTTCCCGGGCCTTGTACACACCGCCCGTCACACCATGGGAGTTGGTTTTACCTGAAGACGGTGCGCTAACCCGCAAGGGAGGCAGCCGGCCACGGTAGGGTCAGCGACTGGGGTGAAGTCGTAACAAGGTAGCCGTAGGGGAACCTGCGGCTGGATCACCTCCTTTCTAAGGATGGTTCTTCAGAAGCTTGCTTCTATCGAACCGTTTTAGAAACATCAGCGGCCAACGATCGTCAGGATTGTTGAGCTGCATTGGCGGGATTTCGCCGTCTTCGTTTCTCTTTCTTCGCGGACGAACACGCGCTGGGGCTGCAGGCTTGCAGATCCCTGGTCCTTGACTGGATATGCGTTAGGGGCTTGTAGCTCAGTTGGTTAGAGCGCGCGCTTGATAAGCGTGAGGTCGGAAGTTCAAGTCTTCCCAGGCCCACCACTTTCATCGAGTGAGCATTCGTCTTCTGGTTACGGGGCCATAGCTCAGCTGGGAGAGCGCGTGCTTTGCAAGCATGAGGTCGTCGGTTCGATCCCGTCTGGCTCCACCAGATGGTTTGATCACCGAGATCTTGTGCCGTCGTCCGCGAAACATCACTTCGCATCCTGCTAGTCTGGATAGACAGCAGATTGCGTGATTTCTGACATCGTAAAGAGGAGATCGATCCGAGTTGGATCGTGCAGCAAGCAATTGCTACGCGAGACTTCATTATCTCCGGATCATTTCGGCGCTCGTGCGTCTTCCAAGGCAGCTCACAAGGCTGCGTTGAAAGACAAGCGAGTTGTAAATGATCCTTTTAGCGAAGCTTGACCGCCTCGCTATCGGAACGATCTTACGAAGCAAGCTGGTCTTTCTAATCATTGTCCGGCTGCAGATAGCGTTCATCGAGGGCGCGTGCCGCAAGGCAATTCTGCAGACAACATTCTGCCGAGTGTGTGGACATTGATAATGAGAGCAATCAAGTGCCTTAAGGGTGTTCGGTGGATGCCTTGGCGCTGAGAGGCGATGAAGGACGTGCTACGCTGCGATAAGCCGTGGGGAGCTGCGAAGAAGCTTTGATCCATGGATTTCCGAATGGGGAAACCCACCTTCGATAGCCGGAACTCCAAGACCTCAGTCGAAAGACTGTGGTGTGGGGTTCGATCAGAAATGAGAGATGCCTAGGCCTTTAGATTTCGATCGAAGAGGTTTTGGATTTCCGGTTATCAAGAGAAGGTATGAGACTTCCGAATACATAGGAGGTTTCAAGCAAACCCAGGGAACTGAAACATCTAAGTACCTGGAGGAAAGGACATCAACAGAGACTCCGTTAGTAGTGGCGAGCGAACGCGGACCAGGCCAGTGATACATCAAAGACAATCGGAACCAGTCAGGAAAGCTGGGCCTCAGAGGGTGATAGCCCCGTACGAGTAATGCGATGATGTATCCACGAGTAAGGCGGGACACGTGAAATCCTGTCTGAACGCGGGGGGACCACCCTCCAAGCCTAAGTACTCCTCAGCGACCGATAGTGAACCAGTACCGTGAGGGAAAGGTGAAAAGCACCCCGACGAGGGGAGTGAAATAGACCTGAAACCGGACACCTACAAACAGATGGAGCTCAAGATTCGTTCTGGGTGACATCGTACCTTTTGTATTATGGGCCAGCGACTTAATTTAACGAGCAAGCTTAAGCCGATAGGCGAAGGCGTAGCGAAAGCGAGTCTGAATAGGGCGTCAAGTTCGTTGTATTAGACCCGAAACCTAGTGATCTAGCCATGAGCAGGTTGAAGGTGAGGTAACACTCACTGGAGGACCGAACGGGTGCCTGTTGAAAAAGGCTCCGATGACTTGTGGTTAGGGGTGAAAGGCCAATCAAACTGGGAAATAGCTGGTTCTCCGCGAAAGATATTTAGGTATCGCCTCGGATGAATACCTCAGGGGGTAGAGCACTGGATGGGCTAGGGGGACTTACCGTCTTACCAAACCCAACCAAACTCCGAATACCTGAGAGTACTATCCGGGAGTCACACGGCGGGTGCTAACGTCCGTCGTGGAGAGGGAAACAACCCGGACCTACAGCTAAGGCCCCTAATTCGTGGCTAAGTGGGAAAGGATGTGGAAATCCCAAAACAACCAGGAGGTTGGCTTAGAAGCAGCCATCCTTTAAAGAAAGCGTAACAGCTCACTGGTCTAAATAAGGGTTTCTGCGCCGAAGATGTAACGGGGCTCAAGCCACGAGCCGAAGCTTAGGGTGTAGTCCGCAAGGGCTACGCGGTAGCGGAGCGTTCTGTAAGCCTGCGAAGGGCGACTCGTGAGAGCGCCTGGAGGTATCAGAAGTGCGAATGCTGGCATGAGTAACGACAAACACTGTGAAAGACAGTGTCGCCGAAAGTCCAAGGGTTCCTGCGTAAAGTTAATCTTCGCAGGGTTAGCCGGTCCCTAAGGCGAGGCCGAAAGGCGTAGTCGATGGGAATGCAGTGAATATTCTGCAGCCAGTGGATGGTGACGAATCCCGTGTGTTGTCCGACCTTAATGGATTGGTTGGGCCTCGAAGGGGTTCCAGGAAATAGCCTCCACATTAGACCGTACCCGAAACCGACACAGGTGGACTGGTAGAGTATACCAAGGCGCTTGAGAGAACTATGTTGAAGGAACTCGGCAATTTACCTCCGTAACTTCGGGATAAGGAGGCCCATTGCTCGCGCAAGCGGGCAGTGGGGGCACAGACCAGGGGGTGGCAACTGTTTAACAAAAACACAGGGCTCTGCGAAATCGCAAGATGACGTATAGGGTCTGACGCCTGCCCGGTGCCGGAAGGTTAAGAGGAGAGGTGCAAGCCTTGAATCGAAGCCCCGGTAAACGGCGGCCGTAACTATAACGGTCCTAAGGTAGCGAAATTCCTTGTCGGGTAAGTTCCGACCTGCACGAATGGCGTAATGACTTCCCCGCTGTCTCCAACATAGACTCAGTGAAATTGAATTCCCCGTGAAGATGCGGGGTTCCTGCGGTCAGACGGAAAGACCCCGTGCACCTTTACTGTAGCTTTGCGCTGGTATTCGTGACTGTTTGTGTAGAATAGGTGGTAGGCTTTGAAGCCGTGGCGCCAGCCATGGTGGAGCCGAAATGTGAAATACCACCCTAATGGTTATGGATATCTAACCGCGTTCCCTCAGCGGGAACCGGGACAGCGCATGGTGGGCAGTTTGACTGGGGCGGTCGCCTCCCAAAGAGTAACGGAGGCGTGCGAAGGTAGGCTCAGAACGGTCGGAAATCGTTCGTCGAGTATAATGGCATAAGCCTGCCTGACTGCGAGATCTACGAATCGAGCAGAGACGAAAGTCGGTCATAGTGATCCGGTGGTCCCGCGTGGATGGGCCATCGCTCAACGGATAAAAGGTACGCCGGGGATAACAGGCTGATGACGCCCAAGAGTCCATATCGACGGCGTCGTTTGGCACCTCGATGTCGGCTCATCACATCCTGGGGCTGGAGAAGGTCCCAAGGGTTCGGCTGTTCGCCGATTAAAGTGGTACGTGAGCTGGGTTCAGAACGTCGTGAGA is from Bradyrhizobium xenonodulans and encodes:
- a CDS encoding M23 family metallopeptidase; its protein translation is MNHRTSRGAYGRETGIIDLGHEPPLSVDGSEAAVIDRRRVSVQWFSGTILTGLCGAALIGGAVFASLDGEMTFAKVPERVEGALRGAFGAGDRAATLHKSDRLPPPSESTASRNIVRVSTVARVGSRDVMRVRPFVRIAGNLSMTTSDLSAKIPPFNAQRMLTDVGSDPKTAADDPNNPEAVEPDAEVSFVTKDLSPVLPKAKISAVVALEDILMRVRDAANWRGNGGVRYASLANAAADVSGATGPSDMRTAYASEASPSDPYAGFETRVVPENVTLLPKTKEQITGGNPNGERVHMVKKGDSVAAVLRDLGATAEEIKAITATLGPRGRDGGLKEGEKLRILMAPASPGARLQPYRVVVANETMVEAIAALSDLGKYVAVDVSSMNTVADAAANANSDDDDDDDGTGVRLYQSIYETAMRNKVPMPVIDDMIKIYSYDVDFQRKVAPGDSFDVFYAGEDEGVTASEKNEVLFASLTVGGETKKYYRYQSPDDGVVDYYDETGKSAKKFLVRKPVNNAIMRSGFGGRRHPILGYVKMHTGVDWATTYGTPIFASGNGVIEKAGPEGGYGKYIRIKHNNGYETAYGHMSAFAKGMEPGKKVRQGQVIGFVGSTGASTGPHVHYEILVNGRFVDPLRVKLPRGRSLEGPMLASFEKERDRLDGMMSGRGGAIARMSDATGGPLQVTNR